In Aricia agestis chromosome 16, ilAriAges1.1, whole genome shotgun sequence, one genomic interval encodes:
- the LOC121735085 gene encoding heme transporter hrg1-B-like, translated as MLRTKIHIALSALGVFFGLSAFICFCIVYANIEAGVWALLSGIHASLTLMLHCHYLKQSLHVNFSRKALQYFGDFGMVGFVSGLALTLFYAFLEIYYKADIVPIKTSIVIRLIWSFMMMKWGLLLYMFTKKYLKTYNDHQLFAENPNVEET; from the exons ATGTTGCGTACTAAAATTCATATAGCTCTCAGTGCGTTGGGGGTGTTTTTCGGGCTATCGGCATTTATTTGTTTTTGCATCGTTTATGCAAATATTGAAGCTGGCGTGTGGGCGTTACTTTCAG GTATTCACGCATCGCTAACTCTGATGTTACACTGTCATTACCTGAAGCAATCCTTGCATGTTAACTTCTCGAGAAAAGCTCTACAGTATTTTGGTGACTTTGGCATGGTCGGATTCGTGTCTGGGCTCGCTCTGACACTATTCTATGCATTCCTAGAAATATATTACAAAGCTg ACATTGTTCCAATAAAAACGAGTATTGTCATCCGCCTTATATGGTCGTTTATGATGATGAAGTGGGGTCTACTGCTGTATATGTTCACCAAGAAGTATCTTAAGACTTACAATGATCACCAGCTGTTTGCAGAGAACCCAAATGTTGAGGAGACATGA
- the LOC121735082 gene encoding zinc finger protein 502-like encodes MEQKQSFLCRICLKVGATHPIFEGDGESCVLNKLKMCLNEKLEDIDGYPRNICMECNEILDTLCSFVKKFKSTNTILQNGLCIKRIKKEPEECNRSEEDLYNVEIKLEDVKYELESGKDSDFSDNDNISYEPPKPLTSKKRPVKSKSLVDSKNEPKNKISKSSCSRETKNTNKTTSKETKCSQKKTVVKSHEEKAPPGPRLCHLCGDVFQTPKEFSSHNQKKHNQSEVKCPHCEKTLVSNYYLLKHIKRLHGGPRDFSCTKCGKAFAFQNCLTSHMRQVHNKKVVEKKSFTCKICNKVYTCEKSVIIHERSVHTGERPAVCKVCGSSFFHNEYLIQHMRLHTGATPFKCPVCDRGYAQKGNMKSHLRNHRKSELDSDKLSKIKPNLLKFFKP; translated from the exons ATGGAACAAAAGCAATCTTTTCTATGTAGAATATGCCTCAAAGTTGGGGCAACACACCCTATATTTGAAGGTGATGGGGAAAGCTGTGTTTTGAATAAACTTAAAATGTGTTTAAATGAAAAG CTAGAAGATATAGATGGTTATCCAAGGAACATTTGCATGgaatgtaatgaaattttaGATACATTATGCAGTTttgttaaaaagtttaaaagtacAAACACAATTTTACAAAATGGTTTATGCATAAAACGCATTAAGAAAGAACCAGAAGAATGTAACAGAAGTGAAGAAGACTTGTATAATGTAGAAATTAAACTAGAAGATGTGAAATATGAGCTAGAAAGTGGTAAAGATTCAGATTTTAGCGACAATGACAATATCAGTTACGAACCCCCGAAACCACTTACCTCAAAAAAAAGGCCTGTGAAATCAAAATCATTAGTAGATAGTAAAAATGagccaaaaaataaaatatctaaatcTAGTTG CTCAAGAGAAACCaagaacactaataaaacaaccAGTAAAGAAACAAAGTGTAGTCAAAAAAAGACAGTGGTAAAGTCACATGAAGAAAAAGCACCGCCTGGTCCAAGACTGTGTCATTTGTGTGGAGATGTGTTCCAAACGCCCAAAGAGTTTTCGTCTCATAATCAGAAGAAACATAATCAATCTGAGGTTAAATGTCCACACTGTGAGAAAACACTGGTCTCAAACTATTATCTCTTGAAGCATATAAAAAGATTACATGGGGGGCCGAGGGATTTTTCTTGCACAAAATGTGGCAAAGCCTTTGCTTTTCAAAATTGCTTAACCAGTCACATGAGACAGGTCCATAATAAGAAAGTTGTAGAAAAGAAATCTTTCACTTGTAAAATATGTAACAAAGTATATACTTGTGAAAAATCTGTGATTATACATGAGAGATCAGTACACACAG ggGAAAGACCAGCAGTTTGCAAGGTGTGCGGAAGTAGTTTCTTCCACAATGAATATCTTATACAGCATATGAGACTCCACACAGGGGCGACACCATTCAAATGTCCCGTATGCGACAGAGGCTATGCCCAGAAAGGCAACATGAAGAGCCACTTAAGAAATCATCGAAAATCAGAGCTAGATAGtgataaattaagtaaaataaaacccaATCTTTTGAAATTCTTCAAACCATAg
- the LOC121735043 gene encoding gastrula zinc finger protein XlCGF62.1-like → KKNKKPAKLTDKRANGFQKEKVVVAKLPKGKLPTPPKLCHVCGKVYKNNTDLVLHEQTKHNQVSNLKAKCPQCQKYFVSKYNLKKHLKRVHAKQKEFVCTICSKAFAFNNELGKHMSSVHYKNYGGKKTFSCQLCKRVFSIEKSLIIHVRSVHTGERPAVCSVCDSSFYHEEYLKKHMRLHTGETPFKCPVCGRGYAQRGNMKSHLRNHRRSELDSETLSKMRPNYLRFLKP, encoded by the exons aaaaaaaacaaaaaacctgCTAAACTCACAGATAAGAGGGCAAATGGATTTCAGAAGGAAAAAGTGGTGGTAGCTAAACTACCAAAAGGCAAATTACCAACGCCCCCAAAACTATGCCATGTTTGTGGAAaagtatacaaaaataatacagATCTGGTACTTCATGAACAGACAAAACACAATCAAGTTTCAAACCTCAAGGCAAAATGCCCCCAATGTCAGAAATATTTTGTCTCAAAATATAATCTCAAGAAGCATTTAAAAAGAGTACATGCTAAACAAAAAGAATTTGTATGTACCATATGTAGCAAAGCATTTGCATTTAATAATGAATTAGGTAAACACATGTCTTCAGTCCATTATAAAAATTATGGAGGCAAAAAAACTTTCAGCTGCCAACTATGCAAAAGAGTTTTCAGTATTGAAAAATCTCTGATAATTCATGTGAGATCAGTGCACACAG ggGAGAGACCAGCCGTATGCAGCGTGTGCGATAGTAGTTTCTATCACGAAGAGTATCTTAAAAAACATATGAGACTTCACACAGGTGAAACACCATTCAAATGTCCAGTATGTGGCAGAGGCTACGCCCAAAGGGGCAATATGAAGAGTCACTTAAGAAATCATAGAAGATCAGAGCTGGACAGTGAAACATTAAGTAAAATGAGAccaaattatttaagatttctAAAACCTTAG
- the LOC121735079 gene encoding uncharacterized protein LOC121735079, with translation MLQNDLHLQKLDFETENLNCISEEEDPTKIEVEYVGYEVDNDHISDVSYHEYEESLLNRKKPMKSKSLTKNSKGTIKKPNTAAIKIIKSSCMPQRKPKNNELARQYAETPAQIHCFPPASNIMSENSSLHAALDSNKTRKRLVPLPINIKQETVQPVQVQDKNMYENRGNAPGKDIVNSNVLTTHTHKEPGKEYGEQQVAKTNTDILMATLNNLTSKLSSLESKVDNYAAHNSKNQIIVTLNQEQIMQKLSEITAQFDEFIKRSSTVNLSRTEDKGIKNIHNEESLNAFEELLKDKQQLEKMKNIYSVVCGKGKGRAINNAYALCDAMFDRKFLKQCSWAGGSRGETAKICFKSYRRVIDFFFYLIHTSDNQFTIMECETFLKNILKNSTKRCESQHLRRSAQKIRQKKKELKPEENGSPELENEQIEEQEYYVINNIPEAAFEISSD, from the exons ATGTTGCAAAATGACTTACATTTACAAAAGTTGGATTTTGAAACAGAAAATTTAAACTGTATAAGTGAAGAAGAAGACCCAACAAAAATAGAAGTTGAATATGTAGGATATGAAGTAGACAATGACCATATTTCAGATGTTAGCTACCATGAATACGAGGAATCTTTGCTCAATCGAAAAAAGCCTATGAAATCAAAATCATTGACAAAAAATAGTAAAGGAACAATAAAGAAACCAAATACCGCtgctattaaaataattaaatctagTTG CATGCCACAAAGAAAACCCAAAAATAATGAATTAGCTCGCCAATATGCGGAAACGCCGGctcag ATACATTGCTTCCCGCCTGCTTCAAATATTATGTCGGAGAACTCATCATTACATGCAGCTTTGGATAGCAATAAAACCCGCAAGCGCCTCGTTCCTTTgccaataaatattaaacaggAAACTGTGCAGCCAGTGCAAGTTCAG gataaaaatatgtatgaaaatagAGGAAATGCACCGGGAAAAGACATTGTTAATTCTAATGTGCTAACTACACACACTCACAAGGAACCCGGCAAGGAATATGGAGAGCAACAAGTGGCTAAGACAAACACGGACATTTTGATGGCAACTTTAAACAATTTAACTTCAAAATTATCATCTCTAGAATCCAAAGTTGACAACTACGCTGCTCACAATTCTAAAAATCAAATAATTGTCACCCTGAACCAAGAACAGATTATGCAAAAACTATCTGAAATAACAGCCCAATTTGATGAATTCATCAAACGTTCGTCAACTGTTAACTTGTCCCGGACAGAAGAtaaaggtataaaaaatatacacaatGAAGAAAGTCTCAACGCCTTTGAAGAGTTATTGAAAGATAAACAACAACTAGAAAAGatgaaaaacatttattcaGTAGTATGCGGCAAAGGTAAAGGCAGGGCGATCAATAATGCGTACGCATTATGCGATGCGATGTTTGATCGAAAGTTTTTGAAACAATGTTCTTGGGCTGGGGGGTCTCGCGGGGAGACcgcaaaaatttgttttaaaagttACAGACGTGTCAttgatttctttttttatttgatcCACACATCAGACAATCAGTTTACAATAATGGAATGTGAAACCTTTCTTAAGAACATACTTAAAAATTCTACGAAAAGGTGTGAATCTCAACATTTGAGAAGGTCAGCTCAAAAAATAAGACAAAAGAAGAAAGAGTTGAAACCTGAAGAAAACGGATCACCAGAACTCGAAAATGAACAAATAGAAGAACAggaatattatgtcataaataACATTCCAGAAGCAGCATTTGAGATCAGCAGcgattaa